A stretch of Eleutherodactylus coqui strain aEleCoq1 chromosome 2, aEleCoq1.hap1, whole genome shotgun sequence DNA encodes these proteins:
- the MESD gene encoding LRP chaperone MESD has protein sequence MAALSVSKLCVCLLLLSLTAAAEEKPRKKKDIRDYNDADMARLLEQWEEDDDIEEGDLPEHKRKAAPVDFSKLDPTKPESILQMTKKGKTIMIFATVSGNPTEKETEEITSLWQGSLFNANYDIQRFIVGPNRAIFMLRDGGYAWEVKDFLVNQDRCADVTLEGQVYPGKKGDGSAKAKNMSKPEKKKSDSKKSQASSETNRASATKEDL, from the exons ATGGCGGCGCTCAGCGTGAGCAAGCTGTGTGTTTGTCTGCTGCTTCTGAGTCTCACGGCGGCCGCTGAGGAGAAGCCGAGGAAGAAGAAAGACATCCGAGATTACAATGACGCCGACATGGCGCGGCTGCTGGAGCAGTGGGAG GAAGATGATGACATAGAAGAAGGCGACCTTCCCGAACACAAGAGGAAGGCTGCCCCCGTAGACTTCTCCAAGCTCGATCCTACGAAGCCAGAGAGCATCTTGCAGATGACCAAGAAGGGCAAGACCATAATGATCTTTGCGACTGTTTCTGGAAACCCAACAGAGAAGGAAACGGAAGAGATCACCAGCTTGTGGCAGGGCAGCCTGTTCAATGCCAACTATGACATTCAGAG GTTTATTGTGGGACCAAACCGGGCGATCTTCATGCTGCGTGATGGTGGCTACGCCTGGGAGGTGAAGGACTTCCTCGTGAACCAGGACCGGTGTGCCGATGTGACTCTGGAAGGACAGGTCTACCCAGGAAAAAAGGGAGATGGCAGTGCAAAAGCCAAAAACATGAGCAaaccggagaaaaagaaaagtgaCAGCAAGAAGTCTCAGGCCTCCAGTGAGACAAACAGAGCGTCCGCCACCAAGGAAGACTTATGA